A window of Limosilactobacillus sp. WILCCON 0051 genomic DNA:
CGTCGCGGATGTGATCCATCGGCGGCAATATCTTGCGAGGAAAATCTGTTTTCCCGCGTGCATTAAAGGAGTAAGCACAGTATGATTTATTTTGACAATAGTGCCACGACACAGATCTGGCCAGAAGTTTTGGATACGTATAATCAAGTTTGCCAAAAGATTTGGGGTAATCCCTCCAGTCTGCATAAGGTTGGTGAGACGGCCTGGAATCTTCAAGAGCAGGCACGTAAGCAGATTGCGGACCTGTTTGGCGTTTTGCCAAGTGAGATTGTTTTTACCAGTGGCGGTTCAGAGGGCGACAACTGGGTCATCAAAGGAACGGCAATTGAAAAGCGTCAATATGGCAAACATATTATTACGACCAGCGTTGAGCATGCTGCGGTGCGTAATTCGATGGAGCGCTTAGCTGACCTTGGTTTTGAGATTACCTATCTGCCAGTCGATGACCAGGGACGCATTGATCCAGAAGACGTTAGAAAAGCACTGCGCCCAGATACGATCCTGGTTGAATCAATGGTTGTCAACAATGAGATTGGGACGATTCAGCCGATCAAGGAAATTGGTGAAATCTTAAAGGACTATCCTAAAGTTCACTTTATGGTTGATGCGGTGCAGGCAATCGGTAAGGGAATCGATGACATTGTCTTTTCGGATCGAGTTGATTTTGCGGTCTTTTCTGGTCATAAGTTCCATGCACCGCGCGGAACCGGCTTTGTATATGCCAAAGCAGGCCGCAAGCTGGCTCCGCTGATTGATGGTGGCGGTCAGGAGCGCGGCCGCCGCAATGGGACTGAAAATACGGCTGGCTTTGTTGCGATGGCCAAGGCATTACGGTTGGTTAAACAAAACGAAAAGCAGGCCGTTGAACGCGAAAAAGCAATCAAGACGCGGATTTACGATCATATCAAGAATTTTGAACACGTTGAGGTTATCTCGCAAAATGATGATTCGTTTGCTCCTCATATTCTGACGTTTGCAATTGTTGGCGTACGTGGTGAAACGATCGTGCATGCTTTTGAAGATCACGATATCTATATTTCAACGACCAGTGCCTGTTCTTCAAAAAAGCACGTTGAGGCAGGAACGCTGGCCGCCATGAAGGTTCCCGATGAAATTGCAACCAGTGCCGTACGGATCAGCTTGGGCGATCAAAACACCCTGGCTGAGGCTGATGAGTTCAATCGCGTCTTTGATGAGCTGTATGCCGGCTTTAAGAAGATTATCGATTAGTTTTTGAAAGGAAAATCTAGTTCTAAAATGCAATATGATGAAATTATGGTGCGCTATGGCGAGCTTTCGACAAAAGGGCGCAACCAAAAGAACTTTATTGACCGTTTGGGAGCCAATGTTACCAAAGCGTTGCATGGCTTCGATCAGGTTAAGATTCATCCGCAAAGAGATCGGATGCATATTGACTTAAATGGTGCCGACAGCAGTCAGGTTATGGATCGCTTAAAGCAGGTGTTTGGCATCCAGACCTTCTCGCCTTCTTTACGAGTTGAAAGCGACTTTGAAGCAGTTAAGCAGGCAGCGGCTAAGATGATCAGAGAACAGGTAAAAGAACCGGCCACCTTTAAGATCAGTACTCGGCATGCCGATCATGGCTTTCCAATGGGGACGTTTGAGATGAATCGTGAGCTGGGAGCCTACCTGCTAAAGGAATTTCCTGATCTTTTGCAAGTTGACGTTCACCATCCGGACATTGATCTGATGGTTGAGATTCGGAAAAGCGGAATCTATCTGACCAGTGAAAAGATCAAGGGAGCAGGTGGTCTGCCAGTTGGAACGGCTGGCAAAGGCATGATGATGCTTTCAGGCGGAATCGATTCACCGGTTGCTGCCTACCTGGCCATGAAGCGTGGGGTTTCTTTGGAGATGGTACACTTCTACAGTCCGCCATATACCAGTGAACAGGCATTGGCCAAATCAAAGGAGCTGACCAGCAAACTGGCAAAATACTGTGGCAGCATCAAGTTCATTCAAGTACCGTTTACTGAAATTCAAGAAACGGTTAAGGAAAAGGTTCCCGAGGGCTATCTGATGACTGTCCAGCGCCGCTTAATGCTTAGACTGGCTGCGGCTTTGGCGATGAAACGCCATGGTCTGGCCATCTTTAACGGTGAGAGTCTTGGACAGGTGGCCTCACAGACGATGGAAAGCATGGTAGCTATTAATGATGTAACTACCTGGCCAGTACTGCGTCCGGTTCTGTCGTTTGATAAGACTGAAATCATCAAGATCGCTGAAGAAATCGATACCTATGAATTGTCGATTCTGCCATATGAAGACTGCTGCACGGTCTTTACGCCGCCATCGCCGAAAACCAAGCCGAATTTGAAACGGGCGCGGGCCTATGAAGCACGGCTGGATGTTGAAGGATTGATGCAGCGGGCTTTGGACAATATTAAGATTACCGAGATTCATGCCGGTGACGAATTCTTGAATCAGAATCAAGACGTATTTGCCGAATTGCTGTAAAATTTAAGCTGATGCAATACTTTTTGATGCATCAGCTTTTTTGGTTCAAACACCGGATTTGGCTATTCGAATAGTGCTAAATTTGGTATACTGTTCCCACACAAAATTAAAAAACGCTGTGAAACTGAAAGGAGCGTTCATCGTGGAAGTTACTGTCAATGGTGAGAAGATGCAGCTGGTCGGCAATCCGCCAGAAGTAGGTACGGAAATTCCTCACTTTAAGCTGTTTGATGCTCAGAATCAACGGGTTAAGACTCGTGAGCTGCTGGGCAAGCCAACTTTATTCTCAGTCGTACCAGACATCAATACGTCGGTCTGCTCGCTGCAGTCACGCAAATTCAACAAGGCAATGGCTGAATATCCTGACGTCCGCTTGATTACGGTCTCCACTAATCCAATTAACGAACAGAAGGGTTGGTGCGCGGCCAATGATATTCCAAATGCTGAGCTTTTGTCTGATTATGAACAGTCATTTGGCTATGCAATGAAGCTTTTGATCCCTGATGAAGGCGTCTTGGCACGATCAATCTTCCTCATTGATGCTGATGGCCAGATCGTCTACCGCCAGATCGTTCCTGAAATGACGCACGAGCCTGACTATCTGGCTGCCTTGAACGCAGTGGAAAAGTTGGGTGCGGCTGCTGAATAATTAAGAAATTATTTGAATCGACTTGACGTTGCCAAAAATTTCTTTTATTATTACGCTATTCAAGCATTGAACGAGAGAGTAGATCTGGTAAAGCCGTTTAGAGAGACCTTGTTGCTGAAAAAAGGTTCGGTTTGCCAGATTGAAGGTAGCTCGCGAGCAGAATTGCTGAAACCAAGTAGGCAGTTCCGGTTCATGGCCGATATCCCATGTTTGAGTGGAAGCCTGTCTTTGGATGGGTTTCAATTTAGGTGGTACCGCGAGCAGACTCGTCCTAATTATTAGGGCGAGTCTTTTTTTGTT
This region includes:
- a CDS encoding cysteine desulfurase family protein; protein product: MIYFDNSATTQIWPEVLDTYNQVCQKIWGNPSSLHKVGETAWNLQEQARKQIADLFGVLPSEIVFTSGGSEGDNWVIKGTAIEKRQYGKHIITTSVEHAAVRNSMERLADLGFEITYLPVDDQGRIDPEDVRKALRPDTILVESMVVNNEIGTIQPIKEIGEILKDYPKVHFMVDAVQAIGKGIDDIVFSDRVDFAVFSGHKFHAPRGTGFVYAKAGRKLAPLIDGGGQERGRRNGTENTAGFVAMAKALRLVKQNEKQAVEREKAIKTRIYDHIKNFEHVEVISQNDDSFAPHILTFAIVGVRGETIVHAFEDHDIYISTTSACSSKKHVEAGTLAAMKVPDEIATSAVRISLGDQNTLAEADEFNRVFDELYAGFKKIID
- the thiI gene encoding tRNA uracil 4-sulfurtransferase ThiI — translated: MQYDEIMVRYGELSTKGRNQKNFIDRLGANVTKALHGFDQVKIHPQRDRMHIDLNGADSSQVMDRLKQVFGIQTFSPSLRVESDFEAVKQAAAKMIREQVKEPATFKISTRHADHGFPMGTFEMNRELGAYLLKEFPDLLQVDVHHPDIDLMVEIRKSGIYLTSEKIKGAGGLPVGTAGKGMMMLSGGIDSPVAAYLAMKRGVSLEMVHFYSPPYTSEQALAKSKELTSKLAKYCGSIKFIQVPFTEIQETVKEKVPEGYLMTVQRRLMLRLAAALAMKRHGLAIFNGESLGQVASQTMESMVAINDVTTWPVLRPVLSFDKTEIIKIAEEIDTYELSILPYEDCCTVFTPPSPKTKPNLKRARAYEARLDVEGLMQRALDNIKITEIHAGDEFLNQNQDVFAELL
- the tpx gene encoding thiol peroxidase, whose protein sequence is MEVTVNGEKMQLVGNPPEVGTEIPHFKLFDAQNQRVKTRELLGKPTLFSVVPDINTSVCSLQSRKFNKAMAEYPDVRLITVSTNPINEQKGWCAANDIPNAELLSDYEQSFGYAMKLLIPDEGVLARSIFLIDADGQIVYRQIVPEMTHEPDYLAALNAVEKLGAAAE